In one Magallana gigas chromosome 7, xbMagGiga1.1, whole genome shotgun sequence genomic region, the following are encoded:
- the LOC136269629 gene encoding immunoglobulin superfamily member 22-like, whose translation MFYLQVKVKVSKLGPDFVTLDWKSLSSDGGSKVTGYVVKQKRGSDGDWEEVATLKAIETSYKVPKLDEDQEYFFSITALNQNGQGETCELDTSVVPKRPPDCLEMVFGTGDKEDPPSKELKKQRGFKRISGERKPNGQQLRKQQLRGKWASF comes from the exons ATGTTCTATCTTCAAGTCAAAGTCAAAGTGTCTAAACTTGGTCCCGATTTTGTGACACTGGATTGGAAATCACTGTCTTCAGATGGAGGCTCCAAGGTGACAGGGTATGTGGTGAAGCAGAAGAGAGGCTCTGATGGTGACTGGGAGGAGGTGGCCACTCTAAAGGCCATTGAGACGTCTTACAAGGTCCCCAAACTTGATGAAGACCAAGAGTATTTCTTTTCTATAACTGCCCTGAACCAGAACGGACAAGGAGAAACCTGTGAACTGGACACGTCTGTTGTTCCAAAGAGACCTCCAG attGTCTAGAAATGGTGTTTGGAACTGGAGATAAAGAAGATCCCCCAAGCAAAGAACTTAAAAAGCAAAGAG GTTTTAAAAGAATAAGTGGAGAAAGAAAACCTAATGGACAGCAGCTGAGAAAGCAGCAGTTAAGAGGCAAATGGGCCAGTTTTTAA